From Xanthomonas sp. 10-10:
CGCCTGCGCGACGGCGCCTTGGCGCAAGGTTGCTACGTGGCGCCGACGATCTTCAGCGATTGCAGCGACGTGATGACGATCGTGCGCGAGGAGATCTTCGGGCCGGTGCTGAGCCTGCTCCCCTACGACGACGAAGACGAAGCGGTGACGCGCGCCAATGCCACCACCTACGGGTTGGCGGCCGGTGTGGTCACGCCCGATCTGGCGCGTGCGCACCGGCTGATCCATCGCCTGGAAGCGGGCATCTGCTGGATCAACACCTGGGGCGAATCGCCCGCACCGATGCCGGTGGGTGGTTACAAGCAGTCCGGCGTGGGTCGCGAGAATGGCCTGGCCACCCTGCAGGCGTATACGCGCACCAAGTCGGTCCAGGTCGAGCTGGAACGCTACGCATCGGTGTTTTGAGCGGCCGACGCTGCAACGCACGCCATCGCTGGATGCGTGCGTTGCGCACAACACACGCGCTGCGCGCACCACCACATTGCCGCGCCCAGAACAGCGACGACCCAGTGCCTTGACTGCCGCTGCACCGCACACGCATCAGGAGACCACCATGCAACGCGAATACGACTACATCATCATCGGCGCCGGTTCGGCAGGCAACGTGCTGGCCGCACGTCTGACCGAAGACCCGGGCGTGACGGTGCTCCTGCTCGAAGCGGGCGGGCCGGACTACCGGCTGGACTTCCGCACCCAGATGCCGGCCGCGCTGGCGTTTCCGCTGCAGGGCCGCCGCTACAACTGGGCCTATGAAACCGAACCGGAGCCGCATATGGACAACCGGCGCATGGAGTGCGGGCGCGGCAAGGGCCTGGGTGGTTCGTCGCTGATCAACGGCATGTGCTACATCCGCGGCAACGCGCTCGATTTCGATCACTGGGCCAAACGCCCGGGGTTGGAGGACTGGAGCTACCGCGATGTGCTGCCGTACTTTCGCAAGGCCGAAACGCGCGACATCGGCGCCAACGATTACCACGGCGGCGAAGGCCCGGTCAGCGTTGCCACGCCGAAGAACGACAACAACGTGCTGTTCCATGCCATGGTCGATGCCGGCGTGCAGGCTGGCTACCCGCGCACCGACGATCTCAACGGCTACCAGCAGGAAGGTTTCGGGCCGATGGACCGCACCGTGACCCCACGCGGACGCCGCGCCAGTACCGCGCGCGGCTATCTCGACATGGCCAAGCCGCGCGATGGCCTGCATATCGTCACCCATGCAACCACGGACCGCATCCTGTTTGCCGGCAAGCGCGCGATCGGCGTGCATTACCTGGTCGGCAACAGCAGCGAAGGCATCGATGCGCACGCGCGCCGCGAAGTGCTGGTATGTGCGGGCGCCATCGCCTCACCGCAGCTGTTGCAGCGCTCCGGTGTCGGCGCGCCCGATCTGCTGCGTGCACTCGATGTCCAACTGGTCCACGACCTGCCCGGCGTCGGCCAGAACCTGCAGGATCATCTGGAGGTCTACATCCAGTACGCGTGCACCAAGCCGGTCTCGTTGTACCCCGCGCTGCAGTGGTGGAACCAGCCTGCGATTGGCGCCGAGTGGCTGTTCGCCGGCACCGGCACCGGTGCCAGCAACCAGTTCGAAGCCGGCGGTTTCATCCGCACGCGCGACGAGTTCGACTGGCCCAACATCCAGTACCACTTCCTGCCGGTGGCAATTAATTACAACGGTAGCAATGCGGTGAAGGAACACGGGTTTCAGGCGCATGTGGGCTCGATGCGCACGCCCAGCCGCGGGCGCGTGCATGCCACCTCGCGCGACCCGCACCAGCATCCGTCCATCCTCTTCAACTACCAGTCCACCGATCAGGACTGGCAGGAATTCCGCGATGCGATCCGCATCACCCGCGAGATCATCGCCCAGCCCGCACTCGATGCGTATCGCGGACGCGAGATCAGCCCGAGCGCAGACTGCAAGACCGACGCCGAGCTGGACGCCTTCGTGCGTGCGCGGGCGGAGACGGCGTATCACCCGTCGTGCTCGTGTGCGATGGGCACCGACGACATGGCCGTGGTGGATGGCCAGGGCCGCGTGCACGGCATGGAAGGCCTGCGCGTCATCGACGCCTCGATCATGCCGCGCATCATCACCGGCAACCTCAATGCCACCACCATCATGATTGCCGAGAAGATCGCCGACCGTATGCGGGGACGGACACCGTTGCCGCGCAGCACTGCCGATTACTACATCGCCGGCCATGCACCCGTGCGCCGGTAACGATCGGCAACGAGTGAGGCCCGTGGATGCGCGACGCACTAACCCGTCGCGCATCCGTCGCAGCCCATCGCAAGGCGCTGCGCCTTCGTCGAAAGATGCGCCTTGCCGTTACGTGCCAGCCGCACTGCCCCGCCGCACGACAGCCCCTGCCGCGCGGCACCGTCGCCCGCACGCGTGGGATATGCTTTGCGCATGAACTCGGACATCCACCCGGAAGCCGCCATCGCGCCCGGCTATCTGGCCAACCATGCCGCGCGCGTCTTCAATCGCAGTGTCGACGCCCGCCTGCGCGAACACGGGCTGACCCTTGCGCTGATTGCGCCGTTGCTGCTGCTGTCGTGGAAAGGCCCGATGCTGCAGCGGGATCTGGTGCGCCACTCCGCAGTGAAACAGCCTGCCATGGCCGCGCTGCTGGACAAGCTCGAAGCGATGGCGCTGATTGCGCGCGAGGCGACGTCCAACGACAAACGCGCCGCCACCGTGCGGTTGACTGATGCCGGCAAAGACGCAGCCGCCGCCGGGCGCACTGCGCTGCTCCACTTCAATGCAGTCGGCGTCTCGGGATTTTCCAGCGAAGAAGCCGGGCTGCTGACGGTCCTGCTTGGCCGGCTGATCGCCAACCTGGAATCCGCCGCAGGCGAATAGCATCACGCATGATATTTAAGTATCATGCGTGATATACATTCACTGCAGGAGCGGCATCATGTCCCCCCGGATTCTCATCAGTGGCGCAAGCGTCGCCGGGACCACTGCAGCATGGTGGCTTGACGCCTACGGAGTCGAAGCCGAGGTCGTCGAACGCGCTCCGGCGTTTCGTGACGGCGGCCAGAACGTCGACGTGCGCGGCAGTGCCCGCGAGGTGCTGCGCCGCATGGGACTGGAAGCACGCGCATTCGAACGCAGCACCAAGGAGCTCGGCACCGATTGGGTGAGCGAAAACAATCGCGTCATTGCGCGCTTCAAGGCAGACGAGTCCGACACCGACAGCGGGCCTACCGCCGACCTGGAAATCCGTCGCGGCGACCTTGCGCGCATCCTGTACGACGCCACCCGCGAGCGCGTTCCCTATCGCTTCGGCGACAGCATTCGCGAGGTTGCCCAGGACCAGGACGGCGTGGACGTCACCTTCCACAGCGGCCGATCCGCACGCTATGACGCTGTCGTGGTCGCCGAAGGCGTTGGCGCGCAGACGCGTGAGCTGGTGTTTCCCGGAGAGAACGTGCCGTACTGGATGGACATGACCATCGCGTACTTCAGCATCCCCCAACTCCCGCACGACAGTGCGTATGCCAGGCAATACAACACGGTGGGCGGACGCGGCGCGACGTTGAAACCCGCGCTGGACGGCAAGCTGGGCGCCTATCTCGGCCTGCAGAAGCGGCCCGAGGGCGAGAACGCGTGGAGCCCGGAGCGGCAACGGCGCTACATGCAAGCGCAATTTGCCAACGACGGCTGGGAATTTCCGCGCATTCTCGACGTAATGAAGGATGTCGACGATTTCTACTTCGACGTGCTACGGCAGGTGCGCATGCCGCGATGGTCCGCCGGCCGGGTGGTGTTGACCGGCGATGCCGCATGGTGCCCCACATCGCTGTCGGGTATCGGCACGACGCTGGCGATGGTCGGCAGCTATGTACTGGCGGGCGAACTTGCGCAGGCCAGCGCGCCGACGCAGGCGTTTACGCACTACGAACGGATCATGCGCCCGTTCGTCAAAGAGGGGCAGAACGTCCCCAAGATCGTCCCGCGCCTGCTCTGGCCGCACTCCGCTGTCGGGCTGAGGCTGCTGCGCGGCGCGATGCGCCTGGCAGGCACCCCGTTTGTCCGACGCGTGATCAACAACAGCTTCGCGCGCGATTCCAACAGCATCGCCTTGCCAGACTATCGGCCGGTGCAGCCGCGCTGAAACGGTCGTTGTCGCCGATCGACGACAACGACGGCACGACAATGCGCCCGCGCTAAAGCGCACCGCTGCGATACGCAGACAACCGGCGGCGCATCCCTTGCCACGACCCTGCCTGATGCGACAACGACACCTCCGCAGCGCCGCAGTTACCCGATCGGCCTGCGTGGTTCTTGCTGAAGAACCACGCAGCGCCCGGCGCCTCTAGAACTTCAGATCCGCACGCACATACCAGAAACGCCCGCCGGGGACGTCGTAAGTGGAGGCGTCGTAGCCATTGAGTGAGCACGACAGGCAGATCGGGGGATCCTTGTCGAAGACATTGTTCAAGCCGGCGTTGAGTTGCAGTCCCTTGAGCCAGTCGAAGCGGTATCCCACCTGCGCATCGTGATAGGTGATCGCATCCAGCCGATTTGTGCCGACCGACGGATCCGAGCACACCGCAAACTCCACCGCATCGCCGCACTGCTCGGTGAGCTTGGAGATGTAGCGCGCCGTCCACGATGCGGTCCAGTTGCCCAGCGACCAATCAAGGACGGCATTGCTGGTCCACTCGGGAATCGCACTGTCGACCACTTCGATCCCCGGCCCCTGTGGCTGCCGCTGCCCGGCTGCGCCCAGTGCTTCGTAACGGCCCACGAACGTGTTCTGCCATGACAGCTTGAAGCGGCCGAATGCGCTTTCCGGCAGCGTCCAGAACAGGTCCACGTCCCAACCATCGGTCTTGATCGAGCCCAGGTTGGTCAGCCGGTTGTTGAAGGCGTTGATGCCGCCGGTGGACGCGCGCCCGATGCCGTCGCAATACAGCGCATCCAGTGTATCGACGCACAGATCCAGCTGCGTCTGCGCGTTGATGGCCTGGATCGCGCCATCGACGTGATGGCGATAGAACGTCACCTCCATGTCCAGCCGGTCGGACCAGCTGGCGTTGCTGGCAAAGCCCGGACTGAACACAAAGCCGGCGCTAAAGCTGCGCGAGCGCTCCGGATCCAGTTGCTCGTTGCCACCGGTGGTGACCGAAATCTGCTGGTTGGCCTGCTGGTAACCGCCCGGCACGCCCAGTGCCGCGCAGTTGGCCGCACTGCCGCGCGGCGCGGTACCGCCCAGGCCGATCGAGCAGGGATCGGACAATTGCAGGTCGGCGCGCGCAGCCGAACCGAACAGTTCGCCGATGGTCGGCGCACGGAAACCTTCGGCGTAGCTGGTCCGCAACACCAGCTCATCGGTGACCTGCCAGCGCAGGCCGTACTTGGGCGTGAATTCACCGCCGAAGGTGGAGTAATCCGAGTAGCGGCCGGCGATGTTCAGATCGAGCTTGTCGCCCAACGACGAGTTGGCGAAGATCGGGATGTTCAGCTCGAGATACGCCTCGTTGACGTCGTAGCTACCGGAGGTCGGCAACGACGGCACGCCGTTGTAGCGGCCGGCCACGGTGAGCGGATCGGGCTGATACGAGCCTTCGTACTTGCGGTATTCGTAGCCGCCGGCAAACGATACCGCGCCGCCCGGCAGCTGGAACAATTCGCTGCTGAGGTTGGCGGTGAACAGGCTCAACTCGTTCTGGCTGCGATCGCGCACCACCGGCTGGATCCAGCGCAACATCTCCGGAGTGATGCTGCCGGCACCGCTGAAGATATCCAGCGGCACGCAACCGGCCACCGCCGCGCACGCGGCCGGGTCGCCCAAGGCCAGATTGATGTTGAACAGGTTGTAGCTGCCGTAGTTGGTCTGCTCGGCCTTGTTTTTGCTGTACATGCCGTTGACATCCCAATACCAGGTGCGCGCGGCCGCTTCGAACGTCCCTACCAGCCCGGTGCCGACGTACTGCGTATCCACCTGCTGTTCGTAGCGACGCGGCCCGCCTTCCACCGGACG
This genomic window contains:
- the betA gene encoding choline dehydrogenase — translated: MQREYDYIIIGAGSAGNVLAARLTEDPGVTVLLLEAGGPDYRLDFRTQMPAALAFPLQGRRYNWAYETEPEPHMDNRRMECGRGKGLGGSSLINGMCYIRGNALDFDHWAKRPGLEDWSYRDVLPYFRKAETRDIGANDYHGGEGPVSVATPKNDNNVLFHAMVDAGVQAGYPRTDDLNGYQQEGFGPMDRTVTPRGRRASTARGYLDMAKPRDGLHIVTHATTDRILFAGKRAIGVHYLVGNSSEGIDAHARREVLVCAGAIASPQLLQRSGVGAPDLLRALDVQLVHDLPGVGQNLQDHLEVYIQYACTKPVSLYPALQWWNQPAIGAEWLFAGTGTGASNQFEAGGFIRTRDEFDWPNIQYHFLPVAINYNGSNAVKEHGFQAHVGSMRTPSRGRVHATSRDPHQHPSILFNYQSTDQDWQEFRDAIRITREIIAQPALDAYRGREISPSADCKTDAELDAFVRARAETAYHPSCSCAMGTDDMAVVDGQGRVHGMEGLRVIDASIMPRIITGNLNATTIMIAEKIADRMRGRTPLPRSTADYYIAGHAPVRR
- a CDS encoding MarR family winged helix-turn-helix transcriptional regulator, encoding MNSDIHPEAAIAPGYLANHAARVFNRSVDARLREHGLTLALIAPLLLLSWKGPMLQRDLVRHSAVKQPAMAALLDKLEAMALIAREATSNDKRAATVRLTDAGKDAAAAGRTALLHFNAVGVSGFSSEEAGLLTVLLGRLIANLESAAGE
- a CDS encoding FAD-dependent monooxygenase; amino-acid sequence: MSPRILISGASVAGTTAAWWLDAYGVEAEVVERAPAFRDGGQNVDVRGSAREVLRRMGLEARAFERSTKELGTDWVSENNRVIARFKADESDTDSGPTADLEIRRGDLARILYDATRERVPYRFGDSIREVAQDQDGVDVTFHSGRSARYDAVVVAEGVGAQTRELVFPGENVPYWMDMTIAYFSIPQLPHDSAYARQYNTVGGRGATLKPALDGKLGAYLGLQKRPEGENAWSPERQRRYMQAQFANDGWEFPRILDVMKDVDDFYFDVLRQVRMPRWSAGRVVLTGDAAWCPTSLSGIGTTLAMVGSYVLAGELAQASAPTQAFTHYERIMRPFVKEGQNVPKIVPRLLWPHSAVGLRLLRGAMRLAGTPFVRRVINNSFARDSNSIALPDYRPVQPR
- a CDS encoding TonB-dependent receptor, whose protein sequence is MKRLIAPSRSCLAVQLSLCLIPTLAWAQQPDAPGTRTLDSVQVTGTRIKTAELQGQVPIQTLNRADIERTGLTSIGEVLQELTASGSALNAKFNSSGNFGFPPDGSGVGAGSAQVDLRHLGSKRVLVLVDGIRWVNESSASGVGSSTDLNTIPLAIVERIEVLEDGASSLYGSDAIAGVVNIITRRSFDGAQVTLNYGQYGKGDGANQGVDLAWGTSGEDFSLFLGASYVKQDPIYARDRAQARFPIPGTGLTFGSSATPDGRFQFVDPNTGARQNLTPNAGVGTPQYDGSAGCTRGDDYHCFGTADRYNFAEQNLLLTPSERKGVFAQFRYYFNDDVQWYVKALGNRRESTNQAAPEPIFLGPDAGTGNPLADNIVISGLNPFNPFGFDLNSATNLIQIGRRPVEGGPRRYEQQVDTQYVGTGLVGTFEAAARTWYWDVNGMYSKNKAEQTNYGSYNLFNINLALGDPAACAAVAGCVPLDIFSGAGSITPEMLRWIQPVVRDRSQNELSLFTANLSSELFQLPGGAVSFAGGYEYRKYEGSYQPDPLTVAGRYNGVPSLPTSGSYDVNEAYLELNIPIFANSSLGDKLDLNIAGRYSDYSTFGGEFTPKYGLRWQVTDELVLRTSYAEGFRAPTIGELFGSAARADLQLSDPCSIGLGGTAPRGSAANCAALGVPGGYQQANQQISVTTGGNEQLDPERSRSFSAGFVFSPGFASNASWSDRLDMEVTFYRHHVDGAIQAINAQTQLDLCVDTLDALYCDGIGRASTGGINAFNNRLTNLGSIKTDGWDVDLFWTLPESAFGRFKLSWQNTFVGRYEALGAAGQRQPQGPGIEVVDSAIPEWTSNAVLDWSLGNWTASWTARYISKLTEQCGDAVEFAVCSDPSVGTNRLDAITYHDAQVGYRFDWLKGLQLNAGLNNVFDKDPPICLSCSLNGYDASTYDVPGGRFWYVRADLKF